Part of the Longimicrobiaceae bacterium genome, TGCACGCGGGTGGCGCCGTGCGAGGCACGCCCGCCGCCGAAGCCGTGGCGCTTGACCACGCCCTGGAAGCCGCGGCCCTTGGTGGTGCCGGTGACCTTGATGCGCAGCCCGCGCTCGAAGGCGTCCACGGTCACGTTCGCGCCGACCTCGGGGGCCTGCTCGAAGTCGAACTCGCGCAGGATGGCCGGGGCGCTCTCGAGCCCCGCCTTCGCGGCGTGGCCGGCCTCTGCCTTGCTCACGCGACGCGCCTTCTGGGCGCCGAAGCCGAGCTGGACGGCTTCGTAGCCGTCCTTGTCCGCGGTGCGGACCTGAACGACGGGGCAGGGCCCCGCCTCGATGACGGTCACGGGCACC contains:
- the rplC gene encoding 50S ribosomal protein L3, coding for MSGIIGKKLGMTQIFDEAGAVVPVTVIEAGPCPVVQVRTADKDGYEAVQLGFGAQKARRVSKAEAGHAAKAGLESAPAILREFDFEQAPEVGANVTVDAFERGLRIKVTGTTKGRGFQGVVKRHGFGGGRASHGATRVHRAPGSIGAGTNPSRVIKGKRMPGHMGNVQQTVRNLLVAKVDAERNLLYVRGAVPGPVNGFVFITKQ